Sequence from the Rutidosis leptorrhynchoides isolate AG116_Rl617_1_P2 chromosome 3, CSIRO_AGI_Rlap_v1, whole genome shotgun sequence genome:
tcatctccttaactaactagttaccatatacaagtaatacttacaagtcttatgggctaattaagtccatttaatatgtagggtgggcttataagccttattcatgagtccatttactttaaacaagcccaagttcaataattcacaagttaaaccaattaaagctcaagtaactaactaatcaccatagttaattaaaatgattaataaaactaatcatgaatgtaaataatatctaaaaatattattcgtgaaagttccgggtgtcacaaagacgtttcgggcaattaaagtcaagttcgggcaatcatggcaacatgtaaatgtaataacatacattcattttatcacacgtattaataataacaattattaataaaataacgttggaaaatccagggtcgttacattgcatgtttattgtttcccataatttttgtgtgtgagcatgtgtgtacgtcatgaaATTTTTTTTACCATAAAGTTCTTAGTGTGCTTTATTTTGCAAGCACTACATTTCCAATCACAGTTTTCCAACACACATTTAGCTGTGTATCGAGATTTTTCTGATTTTACCAGCTtgatttggaagttttcttcaaagCATCTTCTAAATAGATTGTTTATAAACTCTTCCTTATTCAAAAACGTTTGACGGACTTTAATTAAATCAGATACCTTATATGTGGTTGGTATTTGACTCGTAAATTCAGGCTCTTGCTCTTGTTGACTCAAAAGaggtggcatattccagaataaatcttgcttttcttcttcatcttcatcttcaccgTCTCCGTCTTTTGCTCCATCCGAATCAATTGATGCGACAACAGATTCAAACGGGTGGTCTGTTTTTTAAATTTTACATACGTTCCCAACTCCATGGTTAAACAAATCAAACTCTTATGTGTTTGGAGCTGGTATTTCAGGTTGTTCCTCTTCTAAATTTTTATTATGGAGGTTTGGTTCTggctggtgtgtgtgtgtgtgtgtttctggGTTTGGTTGGTGGTGGTGTGTTTCTTGGTTTCGTTGTGGGTGGTGTATTTCTGGGTTTGGTTGTGGTTGGTGTGTTTCTGGGTTTAGTTGTGACTGGTGTGTTTCTGGGTTTCGTGGTGGCTGGTGCATTTGTATTCTCTCgataatataaatatcaatagggGCGTTTGCGATTGTGTATTGTAATAACTCATtaaagtcttcataatcatccgtAATATCAAAAACATGATTATCTACCATATATCTCATTGAAACTGGTGCATTGAGTGACATATCAAGCTTATTAAGAACATTTTTAATAATATTCTTCGATTCATTGGTTTTTGGGGCGCGATTGAGACTTTTaaccgaattctaaaacaatctagaTGCAAATATATGGGTATGTTGTTAATAAACTCAAAAGAACCCCCACAATATAGATGAACAACAAAATTATCATCATTACCATAGTTCATGAATAATTAAATTAGTGCAAAAATGTTTAAAAGTGTACCTTTACATTCCTGTAATCTCTGAATTTAATTTGAAATGAACTGATATGGGAGTGTTAATATCAAGTTCCAGGGACATTCTATATATCCCAACAAAATTTTATCCGTAAAAATCTAAAAAATCTGATAAAATCTTATCCAAAAAATCCAATCCTAAGTCCGTTAATTTTGTGTCTTGCGTGGGCTTGGTCGCAAGGTTTCTTGCGCCTTGCGTGGGTATTTTGTCAACTTTTTTTTTCTGGGCTCTGGCACAAGAAAGTGAGAAAAGTTGGGTAAAAAAGTGATAGAACCGTAATTAAAACAAGTTCATTTGGCAGCCTTCTTGAGCCCAGATTGAATGCTGCTTCTTTTTCTCGTTCTTTGTCTTTTTTCTTCTTTTAACATTGTTGGAGGCACCACATTATATATCCTAAATTTTATCAAAATGAACTAAGATAGTATAATACTCCACTTTCTATATTTCTACTAAATCATGCATAGTGAGATCTGAAACTTGAACTACTAGGTAGCCCCGCCCCGAATACACAAATTAAACAGCTAGTAGCTAAAATGGTTGATGTTAAACACTGTCAATCTAAATAATGCATAATGCGCGATACAATCTAATTAATTAGACCATAGGAACTATTTGAGCTTTGTTCATGCTCCAAGCATTTAGACTCGAAAGAGTAACACTCTTTGTGCCGTAGTTGAACACATAAAGCTTCGCTTGATCATTGATCGCTAACTTGGGATAAACTCTGGCAGTGATACAAGTAAGCCCTTCTCCACCAAAACTTTCCACAATTGAATGATCAATCTGCAAATCCATTAAAGAAAGACGTATCATGCCCAAACACAAGTTAAGGTATTATGCATCATGATGATGAATGACTTTTAATAGCATGTCACTCATATAAAACGATGTGGTGACCTTAATTTCTGTCCTTGTCGATTTTTTGTTCTAGTTAGGGATAGTTATTAAAATGTGTACTCTGTCCCTATATGATCATAACTGTATAGAGTTATATAACAAAGGTGAAGACTTTTTATGTTTGATATACAACtaaatcaaatatgttaagagagaATTGTTTAGGATATAACATTAAGTAACATACCAAGCTTCTAAGTGTGATCTTGTCATGGAGAGGGTCTATATCAACAAAAGCGCCATAGATGCTTTTGTCCACTTGTGGTGCAATTGAAGACCTGATTTTATAGTACAACAAGTATAATAGTATCATCAATTTTATATAAACAACCATTGACTTGTATAATAACGTTTATGTACATTTAGTGATCAATATATTTCAACTGAACCATATAAAATGAATTCTTAACCTGCTTTGATCACTGCACATAAGCACATGAAACTTGTTAGGACCCTTAAACACTCGAAAGAAAACTGCAGTTTGTTCTGTCATGTTCGTTGAAGTCAAAATCAGCAAACCAAATGGTCCAAAACTCCCACCCACGGAAACATTCTTTTGTGTACAAAGAAGTTGGGGATCAGACTCATCTGAATCTATCAACTCTGTTCCGTTTAAATTTGTTAATTTAAACGAAACTTCTACATCAGCCTGTAACAAAGTTCCATTACTTAACGGTTAACAAATTAGTATAACaacatgataattaaatatatcacacACCTGTGAGGCCGTTATACCGGGTACTTCTACGTGGGTCCCACCTTTAACTTCTCTGTTCGGGATGCTCACTTGTTTCGTCCGTAGTTTCTCAATTTCTTTCACTGGCCACTGTACCAACTGTTTCCTAGTATCACTAAGCCAAATGCTCCTAGGAAATGACtgaaaaaaataatattattatttatatatttatataaccttATAATACAGTTCGTTTTTAGCTGATCATTAAGAAAAAGTCAAAAAAACATAATACTATATTTTACCTGAAGGCCTGACCACCCTTTGTTGACAGCATCTGATTCACTATCACCTTCATTAACCCACCCCCAAGCCACTCTTCTTTGTTTCGCGCTATCATAAAAAGACTTGGAAGCATAAAACCTCCCATAATCGTATTGAAACTGTGTGTTACTAACCTTAAAATCATTAGTAATGACAACAAATTGATCCATGTTCGGATCATACGTCCCAATCACATAATACTCGTGATTATTATAACTCGCTTTAAGAACATGTGAAATATTATTCCCTTGAAAAGATGTATCAAGACCATTTATACCAACATAACTAACAGGATAAAAGTCTGGACATTCCCACATACTAGTTTCACTAGAATAATGTAACGGTTTTTCGGACCTAGTCCAATTAAAACCGTCTTTACTATGATATAAAAGCGCGGTCCCATGACCATTTATCTCACCTCCAATCACCATCCTCCATTTCCCATCTGGACCCTTCCACGCTGTTGACGGGTCACGAAACTTGTCATTTTTGATGTCGTTGACCGGGGTCAAAAAAGGATTACCGGACCATTTGACCCAGTCTTTTAGAAAAGGGTCCGAGAGGTTTTTGGGAAAGGCAATGTTTTGAACCTGGCTACCGTTTACGTCTTGTCCTGTATACAGAATTACCGGTCTTGGCCTAGTTGGACCGGGTAGGATTGTGGTTGAACCGGAAAAGCAACCGCCAATATCATAAGGATCTTTTGGACTGAGAGCAGGTTGAAGAATGAACCAGTTGACCAGATCATGTGAAATGGAATGACCCCATGATATGTTGCCCCAAAGTGGTCCAAAAGGGTTGTATTGGTAGAATAGATGGTATACTCCATTGAAATACATTGGACCTTCATTATGCATAAGAataatttatttataataaaaataaacaaCATTCAAAAAATGTGTGAAAATATGTTACTGAAAACTGAGTAAGTCTTACCATTAGGATCTATAGGCGTTCATCAGGACCCAATTGTCCATATCGATCACATGTCATTAAATCAACAGAAATAAATTAATCAGGTCAATTGATACAACATAAAGAGTGTTAAGTGTTGCATGGAGTTATGCAAATTAAAAGTACTACTTTTCTCTCCTAATTCATTAGTATTTTTTTTGTTTTACGGCAAAATCTCCTAATTCATtattatattttatgttatatagtatagtatagtatacTAAGTATACTATATACAAATTAAAGACTTATGGTGAATTTATCATCCCCTGTTATAAAAAAATGTGTATAAACAATAAACGTACCACATAAGTTTGAAACGTATAGTCGATATATTTATTGGTCCCGATCTAAAGTTACGCACGTAATTTAACATTAAGAgcaaataaataaaacaaaatgaCCCTTAATTACGAAATATAACACTTTTGGAAAATAGAAATTAGTACCATACATAACTTGTAAGTAACACACAGCTAAATATATATCATTTCAACCATTTAGCATTTTAAGAGCCTTTTAATCTCTAGAAATTAATAGAAAATGTAAAAAGAATATTCGCATTTTAAGTTCATTAGGTTCTATGTAAGACACTTGATGTTTGGTTGGACATCAATTTCAACTTAGTCACAAATACTATTTAAAGTAATagacttaaaaattaataaataatgaTTGAAAATCAAGTACTAATTTATATGTACCATTGATCCAATTTTTGGGAGGCTGAAAGTGATAACCAGTTCTATAAGGTTGCGAATCTTGTGAAGAAGAAGAAGCTGCATGAACTCCTATAGCAATATTATGAACTCCTATACCAATATTACAAATCAAAACTAAACAAAAAAAGGGTATTTTGACACATCTTTCCAACCACATAGCTCAACTCGAAACGAGTTCGAAAACTGAATGACGATGGTATGACCAAAAGTATACGTAGACAAACTTATGTGGTTTAGTAGTTTTGTGTGATGTGCTTACGTTTGAGTTGATCGTGTATTTATAGTGAAACTTTGTTAAAATTTAATGATTacaaaagaagaaaagaagaaattTGATTACTCAAAGTAAGGTGCGCAGTGGAGATAGAAGTTATGCCCACCATAATCGCACTTGCTTCATCACATATTGGTAGAAGACGGAAACCGTCTTTGTCAAATACGGAGTACAACTTTGTTGCTCACAACCATGATGTCCGTGTTTCTGTTAGACACTCTAACAAATACTCGTATAGTAGATATTAATTTTGTGTTTTAATTACATTTGCATTTACTTTCGAGATCGTTTAAATTTTATAGTTCATATTACTTTCTTTTTTTCTAATACCACATGATTTTATTCATGATTTTATTAAAACTAGTCTGAAGCTAAAAAAATGTACAATTTACAAAGAGTACATGAAGTTTTAAAAGCGAAACCAGCCAAGTCTCACTACAGAGAATACGCCCTTTAGGGGCTATTTTTATTGTCGCAACTTGTCCGAAAAATCGCCGCAAAAACATTTTGCCGCGAGATATGGACGCAA
This genomic interval carries:
- the LOC139898453 gene encoding beta-fructofuranosidase, insoluble isoenzyme CWINV1-like, which encodes MWLERCVKIPFFCLVLICNIGIGVHNIAIGVHAASSSSQDSQPYRTGYHFQPPKNWINDPNGPMYFNGVYHLFYQYNPFGPLWGNISWGHSISHDLVNWFILQPALSPKDPYDIGGCFSGSTTILPGPTRPRPVILYTGQDVNGSQVQNIAFPKNLSDPFLKDWVKWSGNPFLTPVNDIKNDKFRDPSTAWKGPDGKWRMVIGGEINGHGTALLYHSKDGFNWTRSEKPLHYSSETSMWECPDFYPVSYVGINGLDTSFQGNNISHVLKASYNNHEYYVIGTYDPNMDQFVVITNDFKVSNTQFQYDYGRFYASKSFYDSAKQRRVAWGWVNEGDSESDAVNKGWSGLQSFPRSIWLSDTRKQLVQWPVKEIEKLRTKQVSIPNREVKGGTHVEVPGITASQADVEVSFKLTNLNGTELIDSDESDPQLLCTQKNVSVGGSFGPFGLLILTSTNMTEQTAVFFRVFKGPNKFHVLMCSDQSRSSIAPQVDKSIYGAFVDIDPLHDKITLRSLIDHSIVESFGGEGLTCITARVYPKLAINDQAKLYVFNYGTKSVTLSSLNAWSMNKAQIVPMV